One Bdellovibrionota bacterium genomic region harbors:
- a CDS encoding GGDEF domain-containing protein: protein MKQQDVLKHFMDEFEILEKFVLQSKSPKHYTEIFNFFANQLHSEQVFYWLEKSKKLPADPAAKKPKQKFLSLHKTSLEEFNIYKKKFETIDFSKAKFHIDGKNLFLKLPSDKSNRYYCFMFKGFSADFANNEILRYFFIQRLHGLMNLIDKVDAIQALNFIDDVTGLYNQRYLNILLDQEIERYKRSNVSFSVLFIDVDHFKLVNDKNGHMVGSQILKEIGEIIKKSVRLVDFCFRYGGDEFLTILTNTNAEQATIVANRICKSVRETPFIMNGSKVQVTLSIGVACFPEHAQTKEKILQVADEAMYCGKNLSRNIVYLAG, encoded by the coding sequence ATGAAGCAGCAGGATGTTTTAAAACATTTTATGGACGAATTCGAAATCTTAGAGAAGTTCGTTCTCCAAAGTAAAAGCCCTAAGCATTACACAGAAATTTTTAATTTTTTTGCGAATCAATTGCATTCTGAACAGGTTTTCTATTGGCTTGAAAAATCCAAAAAATTACCAGCAGATCCGGCAGCTAAAAAACCTAAGCAAAAGTTTCTGTCTCTACATAAGACCTCGCTAGAAGAATTTAATATATATAAAAAGAAATTCGAGACCATTGATTTCTCTAAAGCAAAGTTCCATATCGATGGAAAAAATCTTTTTCTAAAATTACCTTCCGATAAGTCGAATAGATATTATTGCTTTATGTTTAAGGGCTTTAGTGCAGATTTTGCAAATAACGAAATTCTTCGTTATTTCTTTATTCAAAGGCTTCATGGCCTAATGAACTTGATTGATAAGGTGGATGCAATTCAAGCTTTGAATTTTATTGATGATGTTACTGGATTATATAATCAAAGATATCTAAATATTTTATTGGATCAAGAAATTGAAAGATACAAGCGTTCAAATGTATCATTTAGCGTGCTCTTCATCGACGTGGACCATTTTAAATTAGTAAATGATAAGAATGGCCATATGGTTGGATCACAGATCTTAAAAGAGATCGGTGAGATTATAAAAAAGAGCGTAAGACTGGTGGATTTCTGTTTTAGATACGGCGGAGATGAATTTTTAACGATTTTGACCAACACTAATGCTGAGCAGGCGACAATTGTTGCAAATAGAATCTGTAAGAGTGTGCGTGAGACGCCATTCATCATGAATGGCAGCAAGGTGCAGGTGACTCTGAGCATTGGTGTGGCATGTTTCCCAGAGCATGCGCAAACAAAAGAAAAAATACTACAAGTTGCAGACGAGGCCATGTACTGTGGCAAGAACTTAAGCAGAAACATAGTTTATCTAGCAGGCTAG